ATGTACAATTTTCATTGGAAGATCTTGAGACCATCAAAGTCATTGGAAAGGGAAGTGGAGGTGTTGTTCAACTTGTTCGCCACAAATGGGTTGGAACATTATTTGCCTTGAAGGTCAGTGTATCAGcaacaaaaaaattctcaattacctattgatttttaaaaactggacTGTCTAATATCCTATTGACAAATTTCCCTGGTagattattatttctatttcatAGATTTTTATAGCCTTGTGTCATAAGGAGTggtgaaaaaatttatttaaaaaatttgtaagcTAGTCAATCATCCATTTGTTGGTCCCAAATATCACCATTTTACCTAAAGCTAATTTGTATCGAGAAAATGGGCAAAGTCTAGTTGAGGTGCAGCAGTCAGTCCACTAGGGTGATTAAGTGACATGAATTTACAAGGGTTACACTGATGGGGTCCCTCCACCAGTTGCAGGCTTGTTAGCCTCATATCCTAATCACATGCCTTTTCTCTTTTCATCATAACAAAGAGATGAAGTTTTTCATAGTTGTAAATGGTGTAGGAAGAGACTACCAAATCATCTTGCATGACTGTGTGATAGTTATTAGAAGGGATTTCAGAGAGAGTAGGATAGAGAAGGTGGGGAAATTGAACCTTTCTCAGATTTTTGGATGTTCTAGTTCTATCATAAATGATTCATTTGTCTGTGCTTCAATTTTATATACAGTGCAGATTTTTTCACTTCTTGGCAATTGTTCATTGGAAATGTAACCAACAGATACTAAATGGagcatttatttccttttatttttttccttgtgttGGATGAATTGTATGGAAGCCAGAGCCTATGCCATATGTTGTAAGATACTATCACATGTAGGATGAATTATTCTCCACATctgctttcatttttcattgttttggaTAGTAAGATATTCTCAAATGACTAGGATATCGCTGCTTCAATTCCAGGTAGTTAGATTTATATACAACTGAGGTCAGTGGGTTATGCATAACAGGTCATCCAGATGAATATACAAGAGAATTTCCGCAAACAAATTGTGCAGGAGCTGAAGATAAATCAAGCATCACAATGTTCACATATTGTTGTTTGCTACCATTCGTTCTATCACAATGGAGTCATCTCTCTTGTCCTGGAATACATGGATCGTGGATCTTTGGTTGATGTGATCAGACAGGTCAAAACAATCCTTGAACCATATCTTGCTGTTCTTTGTAAGCAGGTCTGTGACCTTCCTTTCATTGATTTTGAATGTTAAGCTGGAATATTGAAGCCCATGCAACAGTGAAGAAATCTTTCTGGTTCAAATACATCATCTCTCCATTTCCAGGTTTTACAAGGTCTTGTGTACTTGCACCATGAAAGACACGTAATTCATAGGGACATAAAACCATCCAACCTGCTGGTAAACCACAAAGGGGAAGTAAAGATTACAGATTTTGGTGTGAGTGCTATGCTAGGTAGCTCTATGGGTCAGAGGGACACGTTTGTTGGGACTTACAATTACATGTCGGTATGTGGTTagattaaattatgtttatggCAATTTTTGGCTCTAGTTTTTGCTCCAATTTTGAATGCTTCAAATTCTTATAGTCTCATGCATGCTATACATTGCAGAATTTGAAGTATGACAATAAATTTCTCGTTTCTTATTCAGCCTGAGAGAATTAAAGGAAGCACTTATGACTACAGCAGTGATATTTGGAGTCTGGGCATGGTAGCACTTGAATGTGCTATTGGACATTTTCCTTATATGCAATCTGAAGACCAGCAAAGCGGGCCAAGCTTTTATGAGCTCTTAGAGGCAATTGTGGAAAGCCCACCACCATCTGCTCCCCCAGATCAATTCTCTCCagaattttgttcttttatatCTGCCTGGTATGGCTATGACATCTTCATCACAATATAATTATTCTAGTTAATTTTCCTTGCAATTGTCTTTTTGTCTTCTACTCATGGTATTTAGCTATTTTAGGTgttctttttcatcttttagtATAGCACACAGAATGTCATTCAAGGGACTATTATGAATATGAACTTGTAAAGACAGAAAAATGGCCTTGTAGCTCATAATACATATAGTTGTTATGGCTGTAGAGtagcttcattttatttgtaaaagatGCTCTTCCATGGTACAAACAGTTGGTTTAATGCAAGTCTAAGCAGtccatttttcttatttgacaattttttgtAGAACTTGGTATACATTCACAGATCATGTTGTAATTGACCGCTTTGTTATTTGCATTTGCAGCATACAGAAGAACCCTCAAGACCGATTGTCATCATTAGACCTCGTGGTTTGTATATCTGCTGTTTGTGTAACTTCATATCAAAGACCATTTTATGTTTCATATACCAGAGACTTGACTGCTAATTCTATTGTGCTTTCAGAGTCACCCTTTCATCAAAAAGTTTGAAGACAAGGACATTGATCTCGAAATTCTGGTAGGCAGCTTGGAACCTCCTGTAAATTTCCCAAGATAGTTTGTCTTGTAATAGTATTCCCAGTGTACCTTTTCCTTCAAAACACGCACTGTTTGTCATCTTGATCAGGTGTTATATGAATTACATCATAGAAGTCAAGCTAACAAGTTATATAATTCTTTATCAcatattaaagttaaatataacaATTATGTGACAAATTACATAGATTATACACTTCTAATTTCTGCATTTTCTCACTATCTGACAATGTACTGGAATGGCAATGGCGAGTTCATGGTGAAACTGAAATGAATAATTGGTATGCCCATGAGTTATTACAGTTTCCACTCGCAAGCCACTTGGTATAAAGGGATCTGTTCATGTTAGGATATGGATAAGTGTGAGCAGGTGCCACATACTGGTGAGGGTCACCTGCCATGAGTGCCAggttttttgaattttgggtCAAATTGGGCCTTTCCTCCaacaaaatataagttttagcttagtttttaaattattgttcaaactaacttttttttttttttttttaatatttagaaacCTGTGGTTTTAAAATGTGGTTTCAAAAGCGTACTGATTCAGTTCCAAAATGCGGCTTTTAAATTTGTACGAAAATCACATCTTAAAAAGATGGTaccaaacaaatttaaataaattaaaaaaaaaaagaaaaaaagaagtcatTGTGATCTTAAACTAGggctttttctcctttcttcatCAAACAGGGATGATGTACTTTTAGATATGTATGCCCTACTCCAGTCTCACACTTGGAAATAGAATCATTCTGAGGGGTCACTGCAGCAACAGAGGCAAAGTTCTCATTGTTGTTCAAGTATTTCACAGTATCCATTACCTTAGATATGACATAAATTAGCAATAGCCTCTGAGCCTGATTTCATACTTTTCCTTTGACACTACTACTAATTACTTTCCTTGTTTTTATTGCTGAAACCAAAAGTTAAACACtacataacaaaaatatttatgcacaaaaatatatatatatttatccatGAATGGTCACAACTTCTGCTACAAGCAACAGCCACCTAAAACACCCTCTTGATGTATGGTGAAGCCATCCATTTAATATACAATATCTTACAAAACTGaataatcttttttaaaaaaaaaacatgggcaAAATGTcaaagtttattaaataatggGTCAGATATGAAATCTGTATACGTGGATAAGAAAGATTTATGAAAGGTAAGGCATGGTGCCCACCTGCAAAGGCTGTGGTGGAGGCAGCTCCATTGCCCATCAAGTAGCAATCTATGATGACTAGTACCCTAGTCAGCAACCTCTGGCTACCATTCATTCATTAGCTTCTAACTCTATTCTTTGTTAGGTTTTGGTCACACATGGTAAAGGGGTAGGTAGAGAGTGACACCCCATCCAATGGGTCTTTGCCTCACATGACTCTCTTGGATTAAAATCATTGAGTTTGGGAGGACCTGATTTAGACTGAAGGATGAAATTATCCCTTATTATAGACCTAATGACAGGTGGAACTGAAACTAGCAAAGTCAAGTCTATAGATAATGGAATATTAGATTTGACAATGTTTGTTATAAGGGTGAATTATGGGTTTTCCAAGTAGGGCCCTGGGTCAGGTGCTCAATGAAATTAAGAGGATAACTTCAATGGAGTCTACAGTCTAGAAAGAGGCTAGACAATTAGAAGGATGGCTGCAGTccttcaaacaaaataattgttGATCTTTACCCTATGAAGCTTGCCATATGGGTAATGTTCCTGAGTCATGAAGCAACCCAAATAACCacaaaaaggccaaaaaaaaaaaaaaattgataaaaaatttgacaaaagTTGTGGTTTTAATATAAACCTAATGAAATGGAGACAAAATGTCCCTTGGACAATTTACTAATGCAGACAAAAACTAGGGTTGGTGGAAACCTTGCAAATCCACCCAGAACTGTCCTCTAGGTTTATGGGAAGCTTCTGATTAATCTAGAGATTCCTCTTGGCACAACTTCTGCCATGGGATGccttgaaatatgaaaaaataggcATTCGTGTCATAACTTTATGGGGGCAAAGATGCTAAGATGGTGACCCCAGTTTCAGCCATAATAAAAAGTTGATGACTCGGATATGGGTGTCTTCAAATTTAGACCTTATCCTCTTTCCTAGTAGAAAGGGAAGGCTAAGAAATTCAAACCATAAGATATGATGATGACAAATCAAAGGATAAAGCCAAACAAAATGCCACTATTTAAAAACCATTGAACTAGTCATTACTACCCAATGCTTCATTTATTGCCCTATTCACCACCAAGTATTCCCAGTATTATAtacccttttctttttaaaattattttcatgtaaTCAACCTTGTTGatcgtatatatatatatatatatgctccCTCAAATTACGCCTGTGAGAATTCATGAGGGTCCTTGTCCTTAGACTAAGACCACAACcaccatcatcttcatcatcatcatcctgaGTCCTGTGTCTTTATTCTtctcttcttgttcttcttctgGCCCAAGATCTGAAATCACAATGGGGGAAACAGCAAAGCAAAGTTTTGATGATCTGGGCTTCAAGGGAATTGATGCTAATGGCAATCACCAACACAATCAATGGTTGATCATGGGAGGTGCAGATGACAATAGTGACACCTTATCCATGGAGTCTTCTTCCTTTGAAGATTCAGAAAACTCTCTCGAATCATCATCTTCCTTGGACTTGACAGAAGATGCGTCTTCCTCAACATCACCCCTCTCAAATGGACCTCTATATGAACTATCAGAGCTCATGGCCCAGCTCCCCATCAAGTGAGTAAATCAAACCAACCACCCacttaccatatttttctttctctatggTGTTTTTCTATGCCAAGTTTCCTAAAAATTGTGCCTCATACTTATTCAGGAGAGGGCTGTCCAAGTACTTTCAAGGGAAGTCGCAGTCATTTACAT
Above is a window of Vitis vinifera cultivar Pinot Noir 40024 chromosome 11, ASM3070453v1 DNA encoding:
- the LOC100252603 gene encoding mitogen-activated protein kinase kinase 6, which produces MKSKKPLKQLKLSVPAQETPITSFLTASGTFQDGDLLLNQKGLRLISEEKEPRPSEAKELDVQFSLEDLETIKVIGKGSGGVVQLVRHKWVGTLFALKVIQMNIQENFRKQIVQELKINQASQCSHIVVCYHSFYHNGVISLVLEYMDRGSLVDVIRQVKTILEPYLAVLCKQVLQGLVYLHHERHVIHRDIKPSNLLVNHKGEVKITDFGVSAMLGSSMGQRDTFVGTYNYMSPERIKGSTYDYSSDIWSLGMVALECAIGHFPYMQSEDQQSGPSFYELLEAIVESPPPSAPPDQFSPEFCSFISACIQKNPQDRLSSLDLVSHPFIKKFEDKDIDLEILVGSLEPPVNFPR
- the LOC100249186 gene encoding protein OXIDATIVE STRESS 3, translating into MGETAKQSFDDLGFKGIDANGNHQHNQWLIMGGADDNSDTLSMESSSFEDSENSLESSSSLDLTEDASSSTSPLSNGPLYELSELMAQLPIKRGLSKYFQGKSQSFTSLASVKSLEDLAKKGTPSRKKMKSCKSYGGGLDVHKLYTPKATISKKASRGSLLSSLGRRGVIMGGCRPPSPLQKNF